Proteins from a genomic interval of Centroberyx gerrardi isolate f3 chromosome 23, fCenGer3.hap1.cur.20231027, whole genome shotgun sequence:
- the LOC139920832 gene encoding E3 ubiquitin-protein ligase TRIM47-like has product MSELPKCCICLDEFTSPVSLPCGHCFCLGCIGEYWRLHGACQCPLCKALFPTRPQLKMDQTLPAGALSEDAAVPLRAGEVPCDLCPAKHRAVKSCLVCLASYCDAHLEPHYRDAVLGRHRLISVLKNLEDSVCRLHGKQLVRFCRSDQTCICAMCVQTDHRGHHIVSITKEAARKKAKLKMRRMKLQQMIQERLGEVECIKLSVDLNKGTGENQKEAWTQAEGLVKELEEEITELQRRDAELEQLSDTEDNLHLLQVWVNDI; this is encoded by the exons ATGTCAGAGCTTCCCAAGTGCTGCATCTGCCTGGATGAATTCACCAGCCCCGTTTCCCTCCCATGTGGACACTGCTTCTGCCTGGGATGTATAGGAGAATACTGGAGGCTCCATGGGGCCTGCCAGTGCCCCCTCTGCAAGGCCTTGTTCCCCACCAGGCCACAACTCAAAATGGACCAAACGCTACCTGCTGGTGCCCTGAGTGAGGACGCAGCTGTCCCTTTAAGAGCTGGAGAAGTGCCTTGCGATCTTTGCCCGGCAAAGCATCGAGCAGTTAAGTCCtgtctggtgtgtctggcctcaTACTGCGACGCTCACCTGGAGCCTCATTACCGGGATGCGGTGCTTGGGCGCCATCGTCTCATCAGTGTGTTGAAGAACCTGGAGGACTCTGTGTGCCGACTGCATGGGAAGCAGTTAGTCAGGTTCTGCAGGAGCGATCAGACGTGCATCTGCGCCATGTGTGTCCAGACAGACCACAGGGGCCATCACATTGTTTCTATCACCAAGGAAGCTGCAAGGAAGAAG GCTAAATTAAAAATGAGAAGGATGAAACTTCAGCAGATGATTCAGGAGAGACTGGGTGAAGTTGAATGCATCAAACTATCTGTGGACCTCAATAAAGGAACTGGAGAAAATCAGAAGGAGGCATGGACACAAGCTGAAGGGCTCGTcaaagagctggaggaggaaatCACTGAGCTACAGAGAAGAGAcgctgagctggagcagctctctGACACCGAGGACAACCTCCACCTCCTACAGGTCTGGGTTAATGACATTTAA